One genomic window of Desulfuromonas sp. AOP6 includes the following:
- a CDS encoding class I SAM-dependent methyltransferase yields MNHPMESARYLASCQSPFWRKVFAAELDYLLRHLRADDRVLSVGCGPAIIESGLNEQGIAVTGLDVSKEALACAPDSMRTIVASAEKMPIEDGRFDVILFIVSLQFMEDYRRALSEAARVLRPGGRVIVMLLNPASSFFQGKLAEADSYVRKIRHTDLNDLEAAMATKFSVQGEYFLGIDGQTIFPSTEPDQAALYILRGTKL; encoded by the coding sequence GTGAATCATCCCATGGAGTCTGCGCGTTACCTGGCCTCCTGCCAGAGCCCCTTCTGGCGAAAGGTCTTTGCCGCGGAACTCGATTATCTGCTGAGACACCTGCGTGCGGATGACCGTGTTCTCAGTGTCGGCTGTGGTCCCGCCATCATCGAGAGTGGTCTGAATGAACAGGGTATCGCCGTGACGGGACTGGATGTCTCCAAAGAGGCCCTGGCCTGTGCCCCGGACAGCATGCGCACCATCGTCGCCTCGGCCGAGAAGATGCCGATTGAGGACGGCCGCTTCGATGTCATCCTCTTCATCGTCTCTTTGCAGTTCATGGAGGACTACCGGCGGGCGCTGTCCGAAGCCGCGCGGGTGCTGCGCCCCGGAGGCAGAGTCATCGTGATGCTGCTCAATCCGGCTTCTTCCTTTTTTCAGGGCAAACTCGCCGAAGCCGACTCCTACGTGCGTAAAATCAGGCACACCGACCTGAACGACCTGGAGGCGGCCATGGCGACAAAGTTTTCCGTGCAGGGAGAATACTTTCTGGGCATCGACGGGCAGACTATTTTTCCCAGCACTGAACCTGACCAGGCGGCCCTCTACATTCTGCGGGGGACCAAACTATGA
- a CDS encoding J domain-containing protein yields MTFTELQHACEIMGMGEKATLAEIKARHKELVKRYHPDRGNTEDPEAIRQVNAAYRLLMAYVGEYRFSFARQEFYEQNPEARIEAQFADDPIWGGR; encoded by the coding sequence ATGACCTTTACGGAATTGCAGCATGCCTGTGAAATCATGGGTATGGGTGAAAAAGCAACTTTGGCCGAAATCAAGGCGCGGCATAAAGAGCTGGTGAAGCGCTACCACCCGGATAGGGGCAACACAGAAGATCCGGAGGCCATACGCCAGGTCAACGCGGCCTATCGCCTGCTCATGGCCTATGTCGGGGAGTATCGCTTTTCCTTTGCGCGGCAGGAGTTTTACGAACAGAACCCGGAGGCCAGAATCGAAGCCCAGTTCGCCGATGATCCCATCTGGGGCGGCAGGTAG
- a CDS encoding FeoA family protein: MSMMPLGLLSSGEEGEIVQIRIPGALLDECCRQKEGGRLEDMGLRVGKTVQMLTNDGGPILLKIDESRLALGRGMAMKIMIRR, encoded by the coding sequence ATGAGCATGATGCCGCTAGGGTTACTGAGTTCCGGGGAAGAGGGAGAGATTGTCCAGATTCGCATTCCAGGCGCTCTTCTCGATGAATGCTGCCGACAAAAAGAAGGGGGGCGGCTGGAGGATATGGGCCTGCGGGTTGGCAAAACCGTGCAGATGCTCACCAACGATGGCGGACCGATTTTGCTCAAAATCGATGAATCACGCCTTGCCTTGGGTCGAGGCATGGCCATGAAAATCATGATAAGGAGATGA
- a CDS encoding FeoA family protein: MNLAKLKPGQTGKITAMGAIGPLKRRLMDMGVLVGEEVRVLKVAPLGDPIEVTVKSYNLSLRKKEAEGISVEVVL; this comes from the coding sequence ATGAATCTGGCAAAGCTCAAGCCCGGGCAAACAGGGAAGATAACGGCCATGGGGGCCATCGGTCCCTTGAAAAGACGTCTGATGGATATGGGCGTTCTGGTCGGTGAAGAAGTTCGCGTTCTCAAGGTCGCTCCTTTGGGTGATCCGATTGAAGTGACGGTGAAAAGTTACAATCTTTCCCTGCGCAAAAAGGAAGCGGAAGGGATATCTGTGGAGGTTGTCCTATGA
- a CDS encoding LbtU family siderophore porin: MSLKSLGSLFLSFLLVSTAAHAQEGPQVHASLEDRLQAIEKSQAEIYHTLAERQEAGLATRIADRLTLSGLIEVEAFAERFRPEGEPTESGSDMILATAFLALGAEIDDSLSVNVSFLYEQGDTDLEVDEATVDFTSGVWRAKAGQQYLPFGVFNSHFISDPLTLELGETRATALLAGYENELFYLSGFVFNGNADRIGGENHLEDWGLSLALSPTEGISLGGSYLADLADTDAELLGEDDNLWGRRVAAWSAFAILGVGNFELAGEYLGGVRSFRGGVYDGLRPETWNVEGMYAVAENMEVAVRYEGSQDFFDQPENQYGSSVSWSPRDQVSLSVEYLRGTFDNDDRRDLVTAQIAVEF, encoded by the coding sequence ATGTCGTTGAAGTCCCTTGGTAGCCTGTTTTTATCTTTTTTGCTCGTATCAACAGCGGCCCATGCCCAGGAGGGCCCCCAGGTCCATGCCTCGCTTGAAGACCGCTTGCAGGCCATAGAGAAAAGCCAGGCGGAAATATACCATACCCTGGCTGAACGTCAGGAGGCGGGCCTGGCCACGCGCATTGCCGACCGTCTTACGCTTTCCGGCTTGATTGAAGTCGAGGCCTTCGCCGAGCGCTTCCGTCCCGAAGGAGAACCGACCGAATCGGGCAGTGATATGATCCTCGCCACCGCCTTTCTCGCTCTCGGGGCCGAAATCGATGACAGCCTGTCGGTGAATGTCTCCTTTCTATACGAACAGGGGGACACCGATCTCGAAGTCGATGAGGCCACTGTCGATTTCACCAGCGGTGTGTGGCGAGCCAAGGCGGGGCAACAGTATCTCCCCTTTGGTGTCTTCAACAGTCATTTCATCAGCGACCCTCTCACACTTGAATTGGGTGAAACACGGGCTACTGCTCTGCTGGCCGGCTATGAAAACGAGCTGTTCTATCTCTCCGGTTTTGTCTTCAACGGAAACGCCGACAGAATTGGCGGCGAGAATCACTTGGAAGACTGGGGACTGAGCCTTGCTCTCTCGCCCACGGAGGGAATCAGCCTGGGTGGCAGTTATCTGGCCGATTTGGCCGATACGGATGCCGAGCTTCTGGGGGAGGACGATAACCTCTGGGGGCGTCGTGTAGCCGCCTGGAGTGCCTTCGCGATTTTGGGAGTCGGCAATTTTGAGCTGGCCGGTGAGTATCTTGGCGGTGTCCGCTCTTTCAGAGGTGGGGTCTATGATGGTCTGCGTCCGGAAACATGGAATGTGGAAGGCATGTACGCCGTGGCGGAAAACATGGAAGTGGCTGTGCGCTATGAAGGCAGCCAGGACTTTTTCGATCAGCCGGAAAATCAGTATGGCAGCTCCGTTTCCTGGAGCCCCCGTGACCAGGTGAGTCTTTCCGTGGAATATCTTCGGGGCACCTTTGACAATGATGACAGGCGTGACCTGGTGACCGCTCAAATCGCCGTCGAGTTCTAG
- the feoB gene encoding ferrous iron transport protein B: MKTKGGNGVDQAVVPHPSAQRVLTVAVAGNPNAGKSTLINAIAGTRLHVGNWPGVTVEKKEAAFDYKGQRIRLVDLPGTYSLSPYTQEEIVARDYLVQERPDLIINVVDATNLERNLYLTVQLLELGIPVVMALNIFDEAEAKGYHIDIPAIEKMLGISVVPTAATKKSGIDDLLGTVLETAGKGAAAVPAQLNYGGDIEDAAVKIAADLKVKRPELYKRYPLRWLTFKLMEGDSHVQKAVNFSEDEAVSGALSHLRKAHGEDMESIMADARYALASGLSREVLQKPELRKVEITEKIDRIVLNRFLGIPIFLGTMWLVFKLTFDVSTPFADWFDGLITGPLARWATAGLGAIGAPDWTVSLAVEGVMAGVGFVLVFVPVIFAMMFFITFLEGSGYMARAAFVMDRAMHTIGLHGKSFIPMLLGFGCNVPGIYATRTLENPRDKALTALLIPLMSCGARLPVYVLFAGVFFASSAGTVIWSLYVMGIALAIVMGLFFKKTLFRGETPMFIMELPPYRMPTFRSLCLHTWEKGKHFLIKAGTYILAVSIFVWFLLNTPWGVEDKKDSYLGQAGQVIAPVFEPVGFGNWEAASSLITGIIAKEIVVGTMGEIYAPGAFEEAIEEETPTFGEDLVEIVTSFGEAVKGAGAAVFSTFGVSSLAIEEDEGASPLKAAVGNAFTPLSAYAFMAFVLLYMPCVVVAIAMRQEFGSWKWFGVAFVYQTMLAWGVAFIIYQGGTLLGLGG; the protein is encoded by the coding sequence ATGAAAACCAAGGGCGGTAACGGAGTGGATCAGGCCGTTGTTCCTCATCCATCGGCCCAGCGAGTTCTCACGGTTGCTGTCGCCGGCAACCCCAACGCCGGCAAGTCAACCCTCATCAACGCCATCGCCGGAACGCGCCTGCATGTCGGCAACTGGCCTGGCGTGACGGTCGAGAAAAAAGAGGCTGCCTTTGATTACAAGGGGCAGCGTATCCGGCTCGTCGATCTGCCGGGGACGTATTCCCTCTCCCCTTATACGCAGGAAGAGATCGTGGCCCGCGACTATCTGGTGCAGGAGCGTCCCGACCTCATTATTAATGTCGTCGACGCGACCAACCTGGAGCGTAATCTCTACCTGACTGTCCAACTCCTGGAATTGGGTATTCCGGTCGTCATGGCGCTCAATATTTTTGATGAGGCCGAAGCCAAGGGGTACCATATCGACATCCCCGCCATCGAAAAAATGTTGGGGATCTCGGTTGTTCCTACGGCAGCGACCAAAAAATCAGGTATCGATGATCTGCTCGGCACCGTCTTGGAGACGGCCGGCAAGGGAGCTGCCGCCGTTCCGGCGCAGCTCAATTATGGCGGCGACATTGAAGACGCCGCAGTAAAGATCGCCGCTGACCTGAAGGTCAAGCGCCCTGAACTCTATAAACGATATCCTTTGCGCTGGCTCACCTTCAAGCTCATGGAAGGAGACTCCCATGTGCAAAAGGCTGTGAACTTCAGTGAGGACGAGGCCGTAAGCGGCGCGCTTTCACACTTGCGCAAGGCGCACGGTGAGGACATGGAGTCGATCATGGCCGATGCCCGCTATGCGCTGGCCTCCGGGTTGTCCCGGGAGGTGTTGCAGAAGCCGGAGTTACGCAAGGTCGAGATAACGGAAAAAATCGACCGTATCGTTCTCAACCGGTTTTTGGGCATTCCGATTTTTCTGGGGACGATGTGGCTTGTCTTCAAACTTACCTTTGATGTCTCCACGCCCTTTGCCGACTGGTTCGACGGGCTGATCACCGGTCCCCTGGCACGCTGGGCCACAGCCGGGCTTGGTGCCATAGGCGCACCCGACTGGACGGTTTCGCTCGCCGTCGAAGGGGTTATGGCTGGCGTTGGTTTCGTCCTGGTCTTTGTCCCGGTCATTTTCGCCATGATGTTCTTTATCACCTTTCTCGAAGGCAGCGGCTACATGGCCCGCGCCGCCTTCGTCATGGACCGTGCCATGCATACGATCGGTCTTCATGGCAAGTCCTTCATCCCGATGCTCCTCGGCTTTGGCTGCAACGTGCCGGGAATCTACGCCACGAGGACCCTGGAGAATCCCCGAGACAAAGCTCTTACCGCTTTGCTGATTCCCCTGATGTCCTGCGGGGCGCGACTACCCGTCTATGTTCTTTTTGCCGGCGTCTTTTTTGCCTCATCCGCCGGCACCGTGATCTGGTCCCTTTACGTCATGGGGATCGCCCTGGCCATCGTCATGGGCCTGTTCTTTAAGAAGACGCTTTTCCGCGGCGAAACGCCCATGTTTATCATGGAGCTTCCCCCCTATCGTATGCCGACCTTCCGCAGCCTGTGCCTCCATACCTGGGAGAAGGGCAAGCACTTTCTTATCAAGGCGGGAACGTACATTTTGGCTGTTTCGATCTTCGTGTGGTTCCTTCTGAACACCCCCTGGGGGGTCGAGGACAAAAAAGATTCATATCTCGGCCAGGCGGGTCAGGTGATCGCCCCTGTCTTTGAGCCCGTCGGCTTCGGCAACTGGGAGGCGGCTTCTTCGCTCATCACCGGCATCATTGCCAAGGAAATCGTCGTGGGCACCATGGGAGAGATCTACGCACCTGGGGCCTTTGAGGAAGCCATTGAAGAAGAGACGCCAACTTTCGGCGAAGACCTGGTGGAAATCGTTACCAGCTTTGGCGAGGCGGTGAAAGGCGCGGGGGCGGCTGTTTTTTCCACCTTCGGAGTCAGCAGTCTTGCCATTGAAGAGGACGAGGGGGCTTCCCCCTTGAAAGCCGCCGTCGGCAATGCCTTCACGCCCTTGTCGGCCTATGCCTTCATGGCCTTTGTCCTGCTCTACATGCCCTGCGTGGTGGTCGCCATCGCCATGCGGCAGGAGTTCGGCTCCTGGAAGTGGTTTGGGGTTGCCTTTGTCTACCAGACCATGCTGGCTTGGGGCGTCGCTTTTATTATTTACCAGGGGGGTACCCTCCTTGGACTGGGAGGATAA
- a CDS encoding FeoB-associated Cys-rich membrane protein, with product MDIVDVVWMLGILGGAGYLFYRSFTRKKGPCGCEGCSCTKK from the coding sequence ATGGATATCGTCGATGTCGTCTGGATGCTGGGCATTCTCGGTGGGGCTGGATATCTTTTCTACCGCTCCTTCACCAGAAAAAAGGGCCCTTGCGGTTGCGAGGGATGCAGTTGCACTAAAAAATAA